A single region of the Bdellovibrio sp. GT3 genome encodes:
- a CDS encoding response regulator transcription factor, which yields MRILVVEDQAKMANFLKKGLNEVGYAVDIAESGTSAESYMAQGDYDLVILDVMLPDQNGIDTARHFRRDGFTGPILMVTALSTTKDKVNGLDAGADDYLTKPYSFDELHARVRALLRRKGSTSGAITNVLKYADLELDLLQRKVRRSGQDISLTTKEFALLEYFMRHPERPLGRVSIAEHVWDIHFDSESNVIDVYINLLRKKIDAPFNKRLLHTVVGTGYVLKESP from the coding sequence ATGCGGATACTCGTAGTTGAAGATCAGGCAAAAATGGCCAACTTCCTTAAAAAAGGCCTTAACGAAGTCGGCTACGCTGTTGATATTGCCGAAAGCGGTACATCTGCCGAGTCTTACATGGCTCAAGGCGACTACGACCTGGTCATTCTGGATGTTATGCTTCCGGATCAGAATGGCATCGATACGGCCCGGCACTTCCGCCGCGATGGATTTACTGGCCCGATTCTGATGGTTACAGCTCTTTCCACCACCAAAGACAAAGTGAACGGCCTTGATGCTGGCGCCGATGACTACCTGACCAAACCCTACTCTTTTGATGAACTTCATGCCCGAGTGCGCGCTTTGCTTCGCCGTAAAGGCTCGACAAGTGGCGCTATCACGAACGTTTTAAAATACGCCGACCTGGAACTTGATCTTTTACAACGCAAAGTCCGTCGTTCCGGCCAGGATATCTCGTTGACGACCAAGGAGTTTGCGCTGCTTGAGTACTTCATGCGCCACCCGGAACGCCCATTGGGTCGCGTTTCGATTGCAGAGCACGTCTGGGACATTCACTTTGATTCCGAATCCAATGTGATCGATGTCTATATCAATCTTTTGCGCAAAAAAATTGATGCCCCCTTCAACAAAAGACTTCTTCATACCGTAGTGGGGACCGGCTATGTTCTTAAAGAGTCTCCGTAA
- a CDS encoding putative Na+/H+ antiporter translates to MTYTNLELIGTIFFALAVIHTFMVGKILHWSHKFPKGSMTSGVLHLLGEIEAVFAIWASMFMVVYIAMEGWTPAITYQNSLNFTEPFFIFAIMVVCSTRPILTIARQAILELSTWIQKILKTPAVTTDLAVVLIMGPLAGSFITEPAAMTVTAFMLNAMLQKESSKLIYALIAVLFVNVSIGGALTPFAAPPILMVASKWGWDFNYVFTHLGWKSAIAVVINAIGLVLIFKNDFKANCITLRDVENRMAGGQKSIPWQVTLIHLAFLAGIVVTGHHQNAFLGIFLLFLGVAAVTTRYQDSLRLKESLLVSLFLGGIIQFGAFQKWWLAPLLGRMNDIVLFKGATLLTAITDNAALTYLGSQVDLSDASKYALVAGALAGGGLTIIANAPNAAGYSVLSHKFPGGIKPLNLLIAALAPTAVAIVCLWML, encoded by the coding sequence ATGACATATACAAATCTAGAACTCATCGGAACGATATTTTTTGCGTTGGCAGTGATTCACACCTTTATGGTGGGTAAAATATTGCATTGGTCTCACAAGTTTCCCAAAGGCTCCATGACCAGCGGTGTTTTGCATTTGCTGGGAGAGATTGAAGCGGTTTTTGCGATTTGGGCCAGTATGTTCATGGTGGTTTATATTGCCATGGAAGGTTGGACGCCAGCGATCACCTATCAGAATTCCCTGAATTTCACCGAACCGTTCTTTATTTTTGCGATCATGGTGGTGTGCTCAACACGTCCGATTTTAACAATTGCCCGTCAGGCCATTCTTGAATTAAGCACGTGGATTCAAAAGATTCTGAAAACACCGGCCGTGACAACGGATCTTGCAGTGGTCTTGATCATGGGTCCTTTGGCGGGAAGCTTTATCACCGAGCCTGCGGCGATGACTGTGACAGCGTTCATGCTAAATGCGATGTTGCAAAAAGAATCCAGCAAATTGATCTATGCATTGATTGCAGTTTTGTTCGTGAACGTTTCTATCGGTGGGGCTTTGACTCCTTTTGCGGCGCCTCCGATCTTGATGGTCGCATCCAAATGGGGCTGGGACTTTAATTATGTATTCACTCACCTTGGCTGGAAGTCGGCAATTGCTGTGGTGATCAATGCGATCGGTTTGGTTCTGATTTTCAAGAATGATTTTAAAGCGAATTGTATCACTCTGCGCGATGTTGAAAACAGAATGGCGGGTGGGCAGAAGTCAATTCCTTGGCAGGTGACTTTGATCCATTTGGCATTCCTTGCGGGCATCGTGGTGACAGGACATCATCAAAATGCCTTCCTTGGGATTTTCCTTTTGTTCTTGGGGGTCGCAGCAGTGACCACTCGTTATCAGGATTCACTTCGTTTGAAGGAAAGTCTTTTGGTTTCATTGTTCCTTGGCGGGATCATTCAATTTGGTGCTTTCCAAAAATGGTGGTTGGCGCCACTCCTGGGTAGAATGAACGACATTGTGCTTTTCAAAGGCGCTACATTGCTGACAGCAATCACCGATAATGCCGCGTTAACTTATCTGGGATCACAAGTGGATTTATCTGATGCCAGTAAGTATGCGTTAGTTGCGGGGGCTTTGGCCGGGGGTGGTTTGACGATCATCGCGAATGCTCCGAATGCTGCAGGTTACTCGGTGCTAAGTCACAAGTTCCCAGGCGGCATCAAGCCATTGAATCTGTTAATCGCAGCGTTGGCTCCAACGGCGGTTGCGATAGTCTGTCTTTGGATGCTTTAG
- a CDS encoding FKBP-type peptidyl-prolyl cis-trans isomerase, whose product MNKLVLGGLVVAMALTTACNRKVKLDTDIKKASYAIGQQIGGNLKQQNIDFDSDALAQALKDASVGKNEMTKEDMQAAMMKLQELAMKKQQEAADTNAKSGKDFLEKNKSAANVKTTASGLQYIMEKEGTGAMPKKEDVVKVHYKGTLTNGEQFDSSYDRGQPAEFPVGGVIPGWTEALQLMKVGSKAKLFIPPELAYGPSGRPGIPPNSVLVFEVELMDIVKADKPAAKAKK is encoded by the coding sequence ATGAATAAGTTAGTACTTGGAGGCCTTGTTGTTGCAATGGCTCTTACAACTGCTTGCAACAGAAAAGTTAAATTGGACACTGATATCAAAAAGGCGTCCTATGCTATCGGCCAACAAATTGGCGGCAACTTGAAACAACAAAACATCGATTTCGATTCTGACGCTTTGGCGCAGGCTTTGAAAGATGCTTCTGTTGGTAAAAACGAAATGACCAAAGAAGACATGCAAGCAGCGATGATGAAACTTCAAGAGCTTGCGATGAAAAAACAACAAGAAGCAGCTGATACAAATGCTAAATCAGGTAAAGACTTCCTTGAGAAGAACAAATCTGCAGCTAACGTAAAAACAACTGCATCTGGTCTTCAATACATCATGGAAAAAGAAGGCACCGGCGCGATGCCTAAAAAAGAAGACGTAGTTAAAGTTCACTACAAAGGTACTTTGACGAACGGCGAACAATTCGATTCTTCTTATGACCGTGGTCAACCAGCTGAATTCCCAGTTGGTGGCGTTATCCCAGGTTGGACAGAAGCTCTTCAGTTGATGAAAGTTGGCTCTAAAGCAAAACTTTTCATCCCACCAGAACTTGCTTACGGCCCATCAGGTCGCCCAGGTATCCCACCAAATTCAGTTCTAGTATTCGAAGTTGAATTGATGGATATCGTTAAGGCTGACAAGCCAGCTGCAAAAGCTAAAAAATAG
- a CDS encoding response regulator transcription factor, whose product MELVHVLFVDDEPTLLSLFKQEVSRQSPALSFHYHLVANAHDVLKQLDGFGNAPVLVVISKVTTPEMDELALLKVVQRKHPRAKIYICTDVNAPYVRKGNEEHGALRFISKPLNFKSLYGAISEDFLNPLF is encoded by the coding sequence GTGGAATTGGTGCATGTGTTGTTCGTTGATGACGAACCGACACTCCTATCTTTGTTCAAGCAGGAAGTTTCGCGGCAGAGTCCCGCGCTGTCCTTCCATTATCATCTTGTCGCCAATGCTCATGACGTGCTGAAACAGTTGGATGGTTTCGGTAATGCCCCTGTCCTTGTTGTGATTTCAAAAGTAACCACGCCGGAAATGGACGAACTGGCACTTTTGAAGGTTGTGCAAAGAAAGCACCCACGCGCAAAAATTTATATATGTACCGACGTGAATGCGCCCTATGTCCGCAAGGGAAATGAAGAGCATGGGGCTTTGAGATTTATTTCCAAACCGCTGAATTTCAAATCCTTATACGGGGCTATTTCCGAAGACTTCCTGAATCCGCTATTTTAG
- a CDS encoding sensor histidine kinase: MFLKSLRNLFAKLSIRVRLSLFFVVFFGATTILFNMVIFKMSIDNLQQDFDDALFNYSVDVSEGVEIGVKGDLNFPPLRLDHGKILPFPLGTALIQVRHSSGAVLARVGNFGEFNPPYKKDFERIWAGEEATYRTIEHIHDIPSAEADSYRLISFPLDNVTNPQLLLQIAVPMTLLETQISKRLTLLEIGIPVVLLIATLGGLFLSSRALAPVIHMIDIAKEIKASELTRRVPVPVADDEVKKLALTLNEMLDRIEQAFQSQERFIADASHQLLTPLTIMRQEIELLKTQNKIDLEQYTKSALQEVDSLANIVQEMLLLARADAGLDALSLQEISLEELVFEALTRCEKLASSKGIKLKFNINNESDADRKTVRGDNDLLENLVFNIIENAIKYSPNNDVVTITLIWKNAKTELVVEDNGAGIPDEKLPFIFERFSRGASVENRVKGFGLGLAIAQKIANLHDAKLSARNHPEKNGAIFSFEIKNF, translated from the coding sequence ATGTTCTTAAAGAGTCTCCGTAACCTATTTGCGAAACTCAGCATTCGCGTTCGCCTGTCCCTGTTTTTTGTCGTGTTTTTTGGCGCCACGACGATTCTGTTCAACATGGTCATTTTTAAAATGTCGATCGATAACCTTCAGCAGGATTTCGACGACGCCCTTTTCAATTATTCCGTGGACGTTTCCGAGGGTGTGGAGATCGGGGTTAAAGGCGATCTGAACTTTCCACCGCTAAGACTGGATCATGGAAAAATCCTGCCGTTCCCACTGGGAACAGCATTGATTCAAGTACGTCACAGCTCGGGCGCGGTATTGGCTCGCGTGGGAAACTTTGGAGAATTCAATCCCCCGTACAAAAAAGATTTCGAACGAATCTGGGCCGGCGAAGAGGCCACTTATCGCACCATTGAACATATTCATGACATCCCATCGGCAGAGGCGGATTCTTATCGCCTGATCTCGTTTCCTCTGGATAACGTCACGAACCCACAACTTTTACTTCAAATTGCCGTCCCGATGACCTTGCTGGAAACCCAAATCAGCAAACGTCTGACACTTCTGGAAATCGGTATTCCCGTGGTGCTTTTGATTGCCACCTTGGGGGGATTGTTTTTGTCTTCCCGTGCTTTGGCGCCTGTGATTCACATGATTGATATCGCCAAGGAAATCAAAGCCAGCGAACTGACCCGCCGGGTTCCCGTGCCCGTCGCTGACGACGAAGTCAAAAAACTGGCTCTCACACTGAATGAAATGCTGGATCGGATCGAACAGGCCTTTCAATCCCAGGAACGCTTTATTGCAGATGCTTCTCATCAGCTTCTGACTCCTCTCACGATCATGCGCCAGGAAATCGAACTCTTGAAAACGCAAAACAAGATCGATCTGGAGCAATACACCAAAAGTGCGTTGCAGGAAGTGGACAGTCTTGCAAACATTGTTCAGGAAATGTTGCTGCTGGCGCGCGCAGATGCAGGCCTTGATGCCTTAAGTCTGCAGGAAATTTCCTTGGAAGAATTGGTTTTTGAAGCCCTCACCCGCTGCGAGAAGCTGGCCAGCTCAAAAGGCATCAAACTTAAATTTAATATCAACAACGAATCCGATGCAGATCGCAAAACCGTTCGTGGCGACAATGATCTTCTTGAGAATTTGGTTTTCAATATTATTGAGAATGCGATCAAGTATTCACCCAACAATGATGTCGTGACCATCACCCTGATTTGGAAGAACGCGAAAACAGAACTTGTGGTCGAAGACAATGGCGCGGGAATTCCTGACGAAAAATTGCCATTTATATTTGAAAGATTCTCGCGAGGCGCGTCCGTGGAAAACCGCGTAAAAGGCTTTGGTCTAGGTCTGGCCATCGCACAAAAGATCGCCAATTTACACGACGCCAAGCTAAGTGCCCGCAATCACCCAGAAAAAAATGGCGCGATATTTTCATTTGAAATTAAAAACTTTTAA
- the pdxH gene encoding pyridoxamine 5'-phosphate oxidase, producing the protein MFDLTIDPYLHFDRLLKEATEKQIPEANAMSVATVDDRGIPSVRVVYLKDRTPEGFVFYGNYHSHKGLDLEENPNICLNFHWPAIWQQIRITGMAVKVRPEESDAYWKTRARLSQIGGWASNQSEEIPDYDYLERRVREYEKQFEGQVIPRPPHWGGWLVIPTEIEFWFGLNGRLHERYIYEKTEEGWNTFMRSP; encoded by the coding sequence ATGTTTGATCTGACTATTGACCCTTATCTTCATTTCGATCGCCTCCTTAAAGAGGCGACTGAAAAGCAAATCCCGGAGGCGAACGCCATGTCGGTCGCCACCGTGGATGATAGGGGCATTCCCTCTGTGAGAGTTGTCTATCTAAAAGACAGAACTCCAGAGGGTTTTGTTTTTTATGGCAACTATCACAGCCATAAGGGATTGGATCTGGAAGAAAATCCCAATATCTGTTTGAATTTTCATTGGCCAGCTATCTGGCAACAGATTCGCATCACGGGGATGGCAGTTAAAGTGCGCCCTGAAGAAAGCGATGCCTACTGGAAAACCCGTGCTCGCCTTAGTCAAATCGGCGGCTGGGCTTCAAATCAAAGCGAAGAAATTCCTGACTACGATTATCTTGAACGTCGCGTGCGTGAATACGAAAAGCAATTCGAAGGACAGGTGATCCCGCGTCCACCGCATTGGGGAGGATGGTTAGTCATCCCCACCGAAATCGAATTCTGGTTTGGTTTAAATGGTCGATTGCATGAACGCTACATCTACGAAAAAACGGAAGAGGGTTGGAATACCTTCATGCGTTCTCCGTAA